A genomic segment from Dermacentor silvarum isolate Dsil-2018 chromosome 11, BIME_Dsil_1.4, whole genome shotgun sequence encodes:
- the LOC119434009 gene encoding growth/differentiation factor 8 — translation MGNTMHHRHDNAVPCHGTLSDCVFCCVFLTAFSSAVVLNSSPAYNAVGSRPHPASVYTSSACDDCAARKLAEQANSEEYRYARIELIKQQILKKLRLKEPPNVRIPRSVLPSVLADKEVLLSQTTPAADDERNSRHREDYYGSMQTAVIFPHNDSHDCVSRSPHLGSCFVFHLSTELTSRSVEHAELWVFKDLDPSATSAVNHTFVVSELSVTDAHRSNRHHSHQPVLRKRVVAFESSSPRPEWLRFDLTSVVTQWAGRRNRPRVLEISCKTCGNLRNALPSGTPVGSSGDKQPFLVVRTDPNAPAGHSRSRRSVDCSSSISRCCRESFYVSFKEIGWDSWIIQPAGYSANFCRGSCIHDISVNKYHHTTVLQRFLHSAASAGVNDTLKLSLCCTPSRLSSISLIFIDDDQVIKQKSLPNMVVEACECA, via the exons ATGGGAAACACGATGCATCACCGGCACGACAACGCCGTTCCCTGCCACGGGACCCTATCCGATTGCGTCTTCTGCTGCGTCTTCCTCACGGCCTTCTCGTCGGCGGTGGTGTTGAACTCATCGCCGGCGTACAACGCTGTAGGCAGTCGGCCCCACCCGGCGTCGGTGTACACTTCGTCGGCGTGCGACGACTGCGCCGCACGCAAGCTAGCCGAACAGGCCAACAGCGAAGAGTACCGGTACGCCCGCATAGAACTTATCAAGCAGCAGATCCTGAAGAAACTTCGCCTGAAAGAGCCACCCAACGTGCGGATACCGAGGTCCGTGCTGCCTTCGGTCCTCGCCGACAAGGAGGTCCTCCTGTCGCAGACGACGCCGGCAGCAGACGATGAGAGAAACTCTCGACACCGGGAGGACTACTACGGCAGCATGCAGACGGCAGTGATCTTTCCGCACAACG ATTCCCACGACTGCGTCTCCAGGAGCCCGCACCTGGGCAGCTGCTTCGTCTTCCACCTGAGCACCGAACTGACGAGCCGCAGCGTGGAACACGCCGAGCTCTGGGTCTTCAAGGACCTGGACCCGTCCGCTACCTCGGCCGTCAACCACACCTTTGTCGTGTCCGAGCTGTCCGTGACCGACGCGCACCGCAGCAACCGGCACCACTCCCACCAGCCTGTGCTCCGCAAGCGGGTCGTCGCCTTCGAGAGCAGTTCCCCGAGACCCGAGTGGCTCCGGTTCGACCTGACCAGCGTCGTGACGCAATGGGCGGGCCGTCGCAACAGGCCCCGGGTGCTGGAGATCAGTTGCAAGACGTGCGGCAACCTGAGGAATGCCCTGCCGTCGGGGACGCCCGTGGGCTCGAGCGGCGACAAGCAGCCGTTCCTGGTGGTGCGCACGGACCCAAACGCCCCGGCAGGCCACTCTCGTTCCAGGCGCAGCGTGGACTGCAGCTCGTCCATATCGCGGTGCTGCCGCGAGTCCTTCTACGTGTCCTTCAAGGAGATCGGCTGGGACAGCTGGATCATCCAGCCGGCCGGCTACTCGGCCAACTTCTGCCGGGGCTCGTGCATCCACGACATCAGCGTGAACAAGTACCACCACACCACGGTGCTCCAGAGGTTCCTGCACAGCGCGGCGTCGGCGGGCGTCAACGACACGCTCAAGCTGAGCCTGTGCTGCACGCCGTCGCGCCTGTCTTCCATATCGCTCATCTTCATCGACGACGACCAGGTCATCAAGCAGAAGAGCCTGCCAAACATGGTGGTCGAAGCGTGCGAGTGCGCGTGA